From the genome of Actinacidiphila yeochonensis CN732, one region includes:
- a CDS encoding GH12 family glycosyl hydrolase domain-containing protein, translating to MTRLFRRTRPRAPHRAWRTRAAAVLTAAATVLLPLTLAQSAHAATSTCDPEGTIAAGAYIVQANEWNSTLQQCVSYSGGTSWSVDTANFSTSTSGAPATYPSIYKGCHWGDCTSGSGLPIKISDLGSATSSWSTVQPSSGAYDVAYDLWINSTPTTVGQPDGTEIMIWLNSRGGVQPFGGKTGTSTAAGHNWDVWTGQQTSWKIISYVLQGGATSVSGLDVKALINDAVGRGSVNPAHYLIDAEAGFEIWQGGQGLATTGFSFDASTGGGTTTPPAGDTQPPSTPTGLTVTGTTASSATLSWSPATDDTGVAGYDVYRSGKLVGTATGTTFTDTGLSASTAYTWTVTAHDAAGNTSAASAGATATTASGGGTPPAGAGCTASYTVSSDWGAGYTANVTVTAGSSAVHGWKVGWTYGGSQHITSAWNATVTQSGTAVSASSLDWNGSLGAGTSTSFGFQGTGSGGGVPTPTCTAS from the coding sequence GTGACACGCCTCTTCCGCCGTACACGCCCCCGCGCGCCCCACCGCGCCTGGCGCACGCGCGCCGCCGCCGTGCTCACCGCCGCCGCGACGGTGCTGCTGCCGCTGACGCTGGCCCAGTCCGCGCACGCCGCGACCAGCACGTGCGACCCCGAGGGCACCATCGCGGCCGGCGCCTACATCGTCCAGGCCAACGAGTGGAACTCCACCCTCCAGCAGTGCGTCTCCTACAGCGGCGGCACCTCCTGGTCGGTGGACACAGCGAACTTCTCCACCTCCACCAGCGGCGCGCCCGCCACCTACCCGTCGATCTACAAGGGCTGCCACTGGGGCGACTGCACCTCCGGCAGCGGTCTGCCGATCAAGATCAGCGACCTGGGCAGCGCGACCTCCTCGTGGAGCACGGTGCAGCCGTCGAGCGGCGCCTACGACGTCGCGTACGACCTGTGGATCAACTCCACGCCGACCACCGTGGGCCAGCCCGACGGCACCGAGATCATGATCTGGCTCAACAGCCGCGGCGGTGTCCAGCCCTTCGGCGGCAAGACCGGCACCTCCACCGCGGCGGGGCACAACTGGGACGTGTGGACCGGGCAGCAGACGTCCTGGAAGATCATCTCGTACGTGCTCCAGGGCGGCGCCACCTCCGTCTCCGGCCTGGACGTGAAGGCGCTCATCAACGACGCCGTCGGGCGCGGCTCCGTCAACCCGGCGCACTACCTCATCGACGCCGAGGCCGGGTTCGAGATCTGGCAGGGCGGGCAGGGCCTGGCCACCACCGGCTTCTCCTTCGACGCGAGCACCGGCGGCGGCACCACCACCCCGCCGGCCGGGGACACCCAGCCGCCGAGCACGCCGACCGGGCTCACCGTCACCGGCACGACGGCGAGCAGCGCCACACTCAGCTGGTCGCCGGCCACCGACGACACCGGGGTGGCCGGGTACGACGTCTACCGGAGCGGCAAGCTGGTGGGCACCGCCACGGGGACGACGTTCACCGACACCGGGCTGAGCGCGTCGACGGCCTACACCTGGACGGTCACCGCCCACGACGCGGCCGGCAACACCTCGGCCGCCTCCGCCGGGGCCACCGCCACCACGGCCTCCGGCGGCGGCACCCCGCCGGCCGGCGCCGGCTGCACCGCCTCCTACACCGTCAGCAGCGACTGGGGCGCCGGCTACACCGCCAACGTCACCGTCACGGCGGGCAGCTCCGCGGTCCACGGGTGGAAGGTCGGCTGGACCTACGGCGGCAGCCAGCACATCACCAGCGCGTGGAACGCGACGGTGACCCAGTCCGGCACCGCCGTCAGCGCGTCGAGCCTGGACTGGAACGGCTCGCTGGGCGCCGGCACGAGCACCTCGTTCGGCTTCCAGGGCACCGGCTCGGGCGGGGGCGTGCCCACCCCGACCTGCACCGCGAGCTGA